The Phacochoerus africanus isolate WHEZ1 chromosome 15, ROS_Pafr_v1, whole genome shotgun sequence genome has a segment encoding these proteins:
- the NPFFR1 gene encoding neuropeptide FF receptor 1, producing MEVKRLFFAWDPDPLAPLLIGESFQLSNSSQTPSQNGSDAETTPATSLTFSYYQHSTPVAAMFIVAYVLIFLLCMVGNTLVCFVVLKNRRMRTVTNMFILNLAVSDLLVGIFCMPTTLVDNLITGWPFDNATCKMSGLVQGMSVSASVFTLVAIAVERFRYIVHPFREKLTLRKALVTIAVIWALALLIMCPSAVTLTVTREEHHFMVDARNRSYPLYSCWEAWPEKGMRKVYTTVLFSHIYLAPLALIVVMYARIARKLCKAQGPARAGEEAAAEGGRGARRRARVVHMLVMVALFFTLSWLPLWVLLLLIDYGQLSEPQLHLVTVYAFPFAHWLAFFNSSANPIIYGYFNENFRRGFQAAFRAQLCPRPWGRHPEAYSQQPSGLLRTRIFVEVQPSDSGLPSQSGLSSGASRPGRLPLRHGRVAHHGLAAEGPGCSHLPLTIPAWDI from the exons TCAAGCGTCTCTTCTTTGCCTGGGACCCTGACCCACTTGCTCCTTTGCTCATAGGGGAGTCTTTCCAGCTGTCCAACAGCAGCCAGACCCCCAGCCAGAATGGGAGTGATGCCGAGACCACCCCAGCCACAAGTCTCACCTTCTCCTACTACCAGCACTCCACCCCAGTGGCCGCCATGTTCATTGTGGCCTACGTgctcatcttcctcctctgcaTGGTGGGCAACACCCTGGTCTGCTTCGTCGTGCTCAAGAACCGGCGCATGCGCACCGTCACCAACATGTTCATCCTCAACCTGGCCGTCAGCGACCTGTTGGTGGGCATCTTCTGCATGCCCACCACCCTTGTGGACAACCTCATCACGG GGTGGCCCTTTGACAATGCCACATGCAAGATGAGCGGCTTGGTGCAGGGCATGTCCGTGTCAGCTTCCGTTTTCACACTGGTGGCCATTGCCGTGGAAAG GTTCCGCTACATCGTGCACCCTTTTCGTGAGAAGCTGACTCTGCGGAAGGCGCTGGTCACCATCGCGGTCATCTGGGCCCTGGCCCTTCTCATCATGTGCCCCTCGGCCGTCACGCTGACCGTCACGCGCGAGGAGCACCACTTCATGGTGGACGCCCGCAACCGCTCGTACCCCCTCTACTCGTGCTGGGAGGCCTGGCCTGAGAAGGGCATGCGCAAGGTCTACACGACCGTGCTCTTCTCGCACATCTACTTGGCGCCGCTGGCGCTGATCGTGGTCATGTACGCCCGCATCGCCCGCAAGCTGTGCAAGGCCCAGGGCCCTGCGCGCGCCGGCGAGGAGGCGGCCGCGGAGGGCGGCCGGGGGGCGCGGCGCAGAGCCCGGGTGGTGCACATGCTGGTCATGGTGGCGCTCTTCTTCACGCTGTCCTGGCTGCCGCTCtgggtgctgctgctgctcattGACTACGGGCAGCTGAGCGAGCCGCAGCTGCACCTGGTCACCGTCTACGCCTTCCCCTTCGCCCACTGGCTGGCCTTCTTCAACAGCAGCGCCAACCCCATCATCTACGGCTACTTCAACGAGAACTTCCGTCGCGGCTTCCAGGCTGCCTTCCGCGCCCAGCTCTGCCCGCGTCCTTGGGGGCGCCACCCCGAGGCCTACTCTCAGCAGCCCAGTGGGCTCCTGCGCACTCGGATCTTCGTGGAGGTGCAGCCTAGCGACTCGGGCCTGCCCTCCCAGTCAGGCCTGAGCAGTGGGGCCTCCAGGCCTGGACGCCTCCCACTGCGCCATGGCCGCGTGGCCCACCATGGCTTGGCCGCCGAGGGTCCGGGCTGCTCCCATCTGCCCCTCACCATACCGGCCTGGGATATTTGA